A DNA window from Candidatus Protochlamydia naegleriophila contains the following coding sequences:
- a CDS encoding SDR family NAD(P)-dependent oxidoreductase, whose amino-acid sequence MKHRLALVTGATSGIGEALCFLFAQKGLSLLITGRDRHRLDALVQQLSPQIVLQAIEADLSTSNGRQKVMALIHEYGPDLVINNAGFGLYGEALTYPTEEQEMMIEVNVTAVTELTLEAARTLISDGKEGIVFNVSSAAAFQVIPNMAIYAASKAFVNQFSQGLDDEVKKYGVRILTICPGMVKTSFSKRAGQTQREKKVGVMSADFVAREIWKQVQNLKPLTIIDWKYRFLTRLSAWLPSWTTAIIKKNNCGENRSAQPY is encoded by the coding sequence ATGAAGCACCGCCTGGCTCTTGTAACTGGTGCAACGTCAGGAATTGGTGAGGCCTTATGTTTTCTGTTTGCCCAAAAAGGGTTATCTCTATTGATTACGGGGCGCGATAGGCATCGATTAGACGCTCTTGTACAACAACTTTCGCCTCAAATTGTCTTGCAAGCCATCGAAGCAGACCTTTCTACATCCAATGGGCGTCAAAAAGTAATGGCTCTCATTCACGAATATGGTCCTGACCTTGTCATTAACAATGCAGGCTTTGGATTATACGGTGAGGCATTGACCTATCCGACCGAGGAGCAGGAAATGATGATAGAGGTCAATGTCACGGCCGTTACAGAGCTTACTTTGGAGGCTGCTCGTACGCTCATTTCTGATGGAAAGGAAGGCATTGTTTTTAATGTTTCATCTGCTGCAGCGTTTCAGGTGATACCCAATATGGCGATTTATGCCGCTTCAAAGGCCTTTGTCAACCAATTTTCGCAAGGGTTGGATGACGAGGTGAAAAAATATGGTGTCCGCATATTGACAATATGTCCTGGAATGGTTAAGACAAGTTTTAGCAAGCGAGCGGGACAGACTCAGCGTGAAAAAAAAGTCGGTGTGATGAGCGCTGATTTCGTTGCGCGTGAAATCTGGAAGCAGGTGCAAAATCTGAAGCCCTTAACGATTATTGATTGGAAATACCGGTTTTTAACACGTCTTTCTGCCTGGCTTCCCAGTTGGACCACCGCTATCATAAAAAAAAATAATTGCGGAGAGAATCGCTCCGCGCAACCTTATTAA
- a CDS encoding NADAR family protein produces MQAANLCFLLLQYEGKYQSDYSHFLEAQTGYPIISNKGWTFAKDFRTSLSFNVERLTFKNKNDYFLFLAQALLKEGHAIASEITGVEKLVKRFNREWTFAQKGKSSPHSERKAAQIFFNSKHRTHQWLSNFFFSLIYCKDKKVIFGCVETAYKAHMAARLDNKGFQELAQSLEPGKAKKIRTTTTELVKQDKLKTMASLIHLKFSQNEVLQDWLIQTDQELIEHTDNNFWGDGSSDPHERGNGENHLGKILMCERAYLKAFSIMEPVLDDCIDGAEITGE; encoded by the coding sequence ATGCAAGCAGCAAATCTATGTTTCCTTCTCCTTCAATATGAAGGTAAATATCAAAGCGATTATAGCCATTTCTTAGAGGCTCAAACAGGCTATCCCATTATATCTAATAAAGGCTGGACGTTCGCAAAAGATTTTAGAACCTCTTTATCGTTTAACGTTGAAAGGCTAACGTTCAAAAATAAAAATGACTACTTCCTTTTCTTAGCACAGGCTCTTTTAAAAGAGGGACATGCGATTGCCAGTGAAATTACAGGCGTGGAAAAATTGGTGAAGCGTTTTAACAGAGAATGGACATTTGCGCAGAAAGGCAAAAGCAGCCCTCATTCCGAAAGAAAGGCCGCTCAAATATTTTTTAATTCGAAGCACAGGACTCACCAATGGCTTTCAAATTTCTTTTTTTCTTTAATCTACTGCAAGGATAAAAAAGTTATTTTTGGTTGTGTGGAGACGGCTTATAAAGCCCACATGGCAGCGAGATTAGATAATAAGGGCTTTCAAGAATTGGCCCAATCTCTCGAACCGGGTAAGGCAAAAAAAATCCGCACTACGACAACCGAGCTTGTGAAACAAGATAAATTAAAAACCATGGCCTCGCTCATTCATCTGAAATTCTCACAAAATGAGGTATTGCAGGATTGGCTTATACAGACAGATCAAGAGCTAATAGAACACACTGATAACAACTTTTGGGGCGATGGTTCTAGCGATCCGCATGAAAGAGGGAATGGAGAAAATCACTTAGGCAAAATTCTCATGTGCGAGAGGGCCTATTTGAAAGCCTTTTCTATCATGGAGCCTGTTCTGGATGATTGCATTGACGGGGCCGAGATAACTGGAGAATAG
- a CDS encoding (Fe-S)-binding protein → MDPESLELKLSLLDEWQSACTHCGICSDSCLTFQETGWEHDSPRGRIRLARDFMNGKVQPHSAALTTFDQCLGCQSCEMSCPIAVPYRQIRQAVQELRVDLRSDSSLSSTHYGKWSTLAYRIGSIFWRGYGMWWLAYHHPFLRLSKGRFKKKIEQEGFRKAITLVVSCMQDLFNHDLIEQAVQFINRLGYRVLIDDNQPCCGAILDKCTQAGEEAVGLGKIKQQAIIHQGKRVETFLDWLPKEAYFLGQSCQSFITNQNPERRKVEGDLYAWILHRLVEQKRRLVIDPCTVYYQPYCGQTSKGDNDPILQLLRQIEGLTIRPVPFSKSCCGGFGNEAIDCSERQLWGKSKWNQLPQGSIIVITSPACWKHLINFPEKNSHLVYPIQLLFQARLEFQEYNGTKFNVK, encoded by the coding sequence ATGGATCCGGAGTCGTTAGAATTAAAACTTTCGCTGCTCGATGAATGGCAGTCGGCTTGTACACATTGTGGAATATGCTCCGATTCCTGCCTGACATTTCAAGAAACGGGGTGGGAGCATGACTCTCCACGAGGACGTATCCGTTTAGCACGAGATTTTATGAATGGAAAGGTTCAACCTCATTCCGCGGCTCTTACAACTTTTGATCAGTGCCTGGGCTGCCAAAGCTGTGAAATGAGCTGCCCTATCGCCGTTCCTTATCGACAGATTCGTCAAGCAGTTCAAGAACTGCGGGTTGATTTAAGGTCAGATTCTTCACTATCCTCTACGCATTATGGAAAATGGTCAACGCTTGCCTATCGGATTGGAAGTATTTTTTGGAGAGGCTATGGAATGTGGTGGCTGGCTTATCACCATCCATTTCTAAGGCTATCTAAGGGACGATTTAAAAAGAAGATCGAGCAAGAAGGTTTTAGAAAAGCCATTACCTTGGTTGTGAGTTGCATGCAGGACTTATTTAATCACGACTTGATTGAACAGGCGGTTCAATTTATTAACCGACTGGGATATCGTGTCTTAATAGACGACAATCAGCCGTGCTGTGGTGCTATTTTGGATAAATGTACGCAGGCTGGAGAAGAGGCCGTTGGTTTAGGGAAAATTAAGCAGCAGGCAATCATTCATCAAGGCAAACGAGTCGAAACTTTTTTAGATTGGCTGCCGAAAGAAGCCTATTTTCTTGGACAAAGTTGTCAGAGCTTTATCACGAATCAAAACCCGGAGCGTAGGAAAGTAGAGGGGGATCTCTATGCCTGGATCTTACACAGGCTAGTCGAACAAAAAAGACGGCTCGTTATCGATCCATGCACTGTTTACTATCAGCCCTATTGCGGTCAAACCAGCAAAGGGGATAATGATCCGATTCTACAATTGCTGCGTCAAATAGAAGGCCTGACCATCCGGCCAGTTCCTTTTTCTAAAAGCTGCTGTGGGGGCTTCGGAAATGAAGCCATCGATTGCTCTGAAAGGCAATTGTGGGGCAAATCAAAGTGGAATCAACTACCTCAAGGCTCGATTATTGTGATTACTTCTCCTGCTTGTTGGAAGCATTTAATCAACTTTCCAGAAAAAAACAGCCATCTCGTCTATCCTATACAACTTCTTTTTCAAGCACGCTTGGAGTTTCAGGAATATAATGGTACGAAGTTCAATGTAAAATGA
- a CDS encoding FAD-binding oxidoreductase: MTTLSSSESCKSDSPQSIYLLGNAQMPPLLKRYRLLREAFVGRGEFLSADEEPEWLACYDRDSQHMHTLLPLLVFRPYTTGDIAPFIQACSQENIPVRVRCGGTSLTGASVAPPEGVLVLTGHFKSILHYQSQDGKATIEPGVTPDELNALAEAGGWWLPLEMATSGAAGLAGCLSCHAKGYHQRGRPLFQCIRSVTIVDGKGEVLDVPFQLMCGTEGIFGIVIRLELQLMRRPEKRLQAVCQLPWKSLFIQLPVLQHYQALVGLSWQNNRFTFHLEGEEWRVAPALDYIIKQCEAAVVDSPFRPFYPQTSAKQFILISSACKPTALPKGIEFAEECTKELELRLLVWADVWSGAIHLQLCSDKDLYDFNRSIAHFLLLWIEWLESVEGFLISAHGIGKLLRPYLPPFIKEEEIRFLRHLQMAFDPFQLFAKDHFFPEIGKSIEQRVMRSE, from the coding sequence ATGACCACTCTTTCGTCTTCCGAATCTTGTAAATCAGATTCCCCTCAATCGATTTATCTGCTGGGAAACGCGCAAATGCCACCCCTTTTAAAGCGCTACAGGCTCTTGCGAGAAGCTTTTGTTGGCAGGGGGGAATTTTTATCGGCAGATGAAGAGCCCGAATGGCTGGCCTGCTATGACAGAGACAGCCAGCACATGCATACCCTCCTTCCGCTGCTCGTTTTTCGTCCCTATACTACAGGGGATATTGCTCCTTTTATTCAAGCCTGCTCCCAAGAAAATATTCCTGTTAGGGTTAGATGCGGAGGGACTTCTTTGACCGGCGCGTCTGTTGCGCCGCCTGAAGGGGTTCTTGTTTTGACAGGGCACTTTAAGTCAATTTTGCATTATCAAAGCCAGGATGGAAAAGCAACCATTGAGCCTGGCGTGACTCCAGATGAACTCAATGCGTTAGCTGAAGCTGGCGGGTGGTGGCTACCTTTAGAAATGGCAACGAGCGGTGCTGCAGGGTTAGCCGGTTGTCTGAGCTGCCACGCAAAAGGCTATCACCAGCGGGGGCGTCCTCTTTTTCAATGTATTCGGTCAGTGACGATTGTTGATGGAAAAGGAGAGGTATTAGACGTTCCATTCCAGCTCATGTGTGGAACTGAAGGGATATTTGGAATTGTCATCCGCTTGGAATTGCAGCTGATGCGCAGGCCTGAAAAACGCCTGCAGGCTGTTTGCCAGCTGCCGTGGAAATCCCTATTCATTCAGCTTCCAGTATTGCAGCACTATCAAGCTCTAGTTGGTTTGTCTTGGCAGAATAATCGGTTTACCTTTCACTTAGAAGGGGAAGAGTGGCGAGTTGCTCCGGCCCTCGATTACATTATTAAACAGTGCGAAGCAGCTGTTGTAGATTCACCTTTCCGGCCATTTTATCCGCAAACAAGTGCAAAGCAGTTCATTTTAATTAGCAGCGCTTGCAAGCCAACAGCACTGCCAAAGGGTATTGAATTTGCTGAGGAGTGTACGAAAGAGCTTGAACTCCGCTTGCTTGTTTGGGCAGATGTGTGGTCCGGTGCAATCCACCTACAGCTATGCTCTGACAAAGATTTGTATGACTTCAATCGATCTATTGCGCATTTTTTATTATTGTGGATTGAGTGGTTAGAATCTGTAGAAGGCTTTTTAATTAGTGCTCATGGAATCGGTAAATTGCTAAGGCCCTATTTGCCTCCTTTTATCAAAGAAGAAGAGATTCGTTTTTTAAGACATCTGCAAATGGCTTTCGATCCATTCCAACTTTTTGCAAAAGATCACTTCTTTCCAGAGATTGGGAAAAGCATCGAGCAGCGTGTGATGAGGAGCGAATGA
- a CDS encoding phosphatase PAP2 family protein — MMNKSLSWTPTVIIPLLLLALYTPWSSQVDLAVSHWFYQGESFDTSRYFSWIYHYAIFPAWIAVGLALLGWIASYFLPHWKTLRRGSLYLILVLSLGSGLIVHAILKDHWGRPRPKQIIEFGGEQTFRPYYEPRFSHSNEPSKSFPCGHATVGFLFF; from the coding sequence ATGATGAATAAATCCCTCTCTTGGACTCCTACAGTAATCATCCCCTTGCTGCTTCTAGCCCTTTATACACCCTGGTCTTCCCAAGTAGATTTAGCAGTCAGTCATTGGTTTTATCAAGGGGAGAGCTTTGACACCTCGCGTTATTTTTCATGGATCTACCACTATGCCATTTTTCCGGCTTGGATAGCAGTCGGCCTAGCCCTTTTAGGTTGGATAGCCTCTTATTTCTTACCCCATTGGAAAACTCTAAGGCGCGGCAGCCTATATCTTATCCTTGTGCTGAGCCTTGGATCTGGGCTTATCGTCCATGCCATTTTAAAAGATCATTGGGGCCGTCCTCGTCCCAAGCAAATCATAGAATTTGGAGGAGAGCAAACTTTTCGCCCCTACTATGAGCCCCGTTTTTCCCATTCAAACGAGCCCTCCAAATCTTTCCCCTGCGGTCATGCTACAGTCGGCTTTTTATTTTTTTAG
- the lexA gene encoding transcriptional repressor LexA: protein MKGLTPRQRDILLFIQQFIDTNRYSPSYREIMRHFGFTSPGSVYKHIQTLQRKGLLTAEKQCSRSLMPAASTVNSNFKQEVGLPLIGHIMAGYPIEMFIQSQTIAVPASLVHNPDNTYILQVQGDSFHEELIQDGDLLLVEARPNVQAGETIVGLINQHDTIIKRYFPEGHYIRLESTHSHQQPLTLRHEHLSIQGILTGLMRAF, encoded by the coding sequence ATGAAAGGACTCACACCTAGGCAGCGAGACATTCTTCTTTTCATCCAGCAATTCATCGATACAAATCGCTACTCTCCAAGCTACCGAGAAATTATGCGCCATTTTGGCTTTACTTCTCCAGGTTCAGTCTATAAACACATTCAAACCCTTCAACGTAAGGGATTGCTTACTGCCGAAAAACAATGCAGCCGCTCTCTCATGCCGGCAGCTTCTACAGTCAACTCAAACTTCAAACAAGAGGTTGGGCTTCCCTTGATCGGCCACATCATGGCCGGCTATCCGATTGAAATGTTCATTCAATCCCAAACCATCGCAGTGCCTGCCTCACTCGTGCATAACCCGGATAACACCTATATTTTACAGGTTCAAGGTGATAGTTTTCACGAAGAACTGATTCAAGATGGGGACCTTCTCTTGGTAGAAGCACGCCCAAATGTCCAAGCAGGCGAAACAATTGTTGGACTCATCAACCAGCACGACACAATCATTAAGCGCTATTTTCCAGAAGGGCACTATATTCGTTTAGAAAGCACGCATTCCCATCAACAGCCCTTAACTTTGAGACACGAACACTTATCTATTCAAGGTATTCTAACCGGACTCATGCGCGCCTTTTAA
- a CDS encoding phosphatase PAP2 family protein, which translates to MGKYYQNRKLYQAGWILTLFLGGALSLARIAQGGHFLSDILVSALIMWLTAAGLYQLLLNSDSS; encoded by the coding sequence TTGGGAAAGTACTATCAAAATCGCAAGCTTTATCAAGCGGGATGGATCTTAACACTCTTTCTTGGCGGTGCTTTGAGTCTTGCACGCATCGCACAAGGGGGGCATTTTCTCTCCGATATTCTTGTCTCTGCCCTAATCATGTGGCTAACGGCTGCTGGACTCTATCAATTATTGTTAAATAGCGATTCATCATGA
- a CDS encoding DEAD/DEAH box helicase has translation MHQEEPKEESLAEPTQAESGFTRFNLDPLILKALEKMNFKEPSPIQVHAIPLIQKNQDLIALSQTGSGKTATCAIPICNRVDTARTAIQALIIVPTRELALQYATEAQKIGKYKNVKAFAIFGGEDPSLQQSKLKHGVQVLVATPGRLIDFIYSRQIDLSDVETLILDEADEMLSMGFYDDLDFIIQCLVHSHQTLLFSATMPAAIRRLAKHHMKDPQEVNLIADQASPKQIDHRFVYCSAHHRDQELAYLIKEMQPTQAIIFCHSRFQVEKVCRALQSKLDGVDFLHAGLGQDIRTIVTNKFRSGKIRFLVATDVVARGLDFSRVSHVFIYQLPHDPDVYVHRSGRTGRYDKAGVVVSLVTPKELTFVTTILKQIKQEAAWIGTPPPEKPASSSKRPFRRKPTNKPPQAS, from the coding sequence ATGCATCAAGAAGAACCTAAAGAAGAATCGCTAGCAGAACCAACCCAAGCAGAGAGTGGATTTACCCGCTTTAATTTAGATCCCCTTATTTTAAAAGCTTTGGAGAAGATGAATTTTAAAGAGCCTTCTCCCATTCAAGTCCACGCCATTCCCCTCATTCAAAAGAATCAAGACTTAATTGCCCTTTCCCAAACGGGATCAGGCAAGACGGCTACTTGCGCCATACCCATTTGTAACCGGGTCGATACGGCTCGTACAGCCATTCAGGCTTTAATCATTGTTCCAACTAGGGAATTAGCTTTACAGTACGCAACAGAAGCTCAAAAGATTGGGAAGTATAAAAATGTGAAGGCTTTTGCTATTTTCGGAGGGGAAGATCCTTCTTTGCAGCAATCGAAGCTCAAACACGGTGTACAGGTTTTGGTAGCAACGCCTGGTCGTTTAATCGACTTCATTTATTCAAGGCAGATCGATTTGTCCGACGTGGAAACGTTGATTTTAGATGAAGCCGATGAGATGCTGAGTATGGGATTTTACGACGACTTGGATTTTATCATTCAGTGCCTTGTCCATTCGCATCAAACACTCCTTTTTTCTGCGACTATGCCAGCTGCAATTCGTCGCCTAGCAAAGCATCACATGAAAGACCCGCAAGAGGTCAATCTCATTGCCGACCAAGCAAGCCCCAAGCAAATCGATCACCGTTTTGTTTATTGTTCAGCCCATCATCGGGATCAAGAGCTTGCTTACCTTATCAAAGAGATGCAGCCAACGCAGGCCATCATTTTCTGTCATTCACGCTTCCAGGTAGAGAAGGTATGCCGTGCGCTGCAGTCTAAACTGGATGGAGTTGATTTCTTGCATGCAGGGCTTGGGCAAGATATTCGAACCATTGTCACAAATAAGTTTCGATCGGGTAAAATTCGCTTTCTCGTTGCTACCGATGTTGTTGCGCGTGGATTGGATTTTTCTCGGGTGAGCCATGTATTTATTTATCAATTACCGCATGATCCCGATGTCTATGTGCATCGTTCGGGCCGTACAGGGCGTTACGATAAGGCAGGAGTTGTCGTTTCACTCGTGACGCCTAAAGAGTTAACGTTCGTGACAACGATTTTAAAGCAAATTAAGCAGGAAGCTGCCTGGATCGGAACTCCACCTCCTGAAAAACCAGCATCTTCTTCCAAGCGTCCTTTTAGAAGAAAACCGACTAACAAACCTCCGCAGGCTAGTTGA
- a CDS encoding HD family phosphohydrolase codes for MPDRNSIFENQQELKFSGEQGFFDKSKAIQYLIICVFAFSLFSFLHFREVQVEVLELGSIAPGYIVSQVNFDFPDEEATLILKQDSIRDIGKIYQLSQRDIRQKRIEFENFLLYNQAWHEHAENGTFDELYRATDVMEKAMIDLRFTDPRTLEKMGSMGLSTAHYQIYTPNTLLEQVVLPSSIWETLQKENLPASSYNPLIAALIVEFFKHGHWHIEEDIPAQRLLRKRIQSLVPEKLTHINAGNRIIDQGEKVTSRHVSMLQAMKSELGISRNLSHPLTLFGTLLLTLLFIGIFLAYFQTNQPRVLASNRKLFLLITILILTLGLSKLTEFFLLSSKNNLIEMIRYPLFVPLAAILICSLINPAVATFATGFLAIVSAIALAFEWEGFLVLNVTASLVAVLSVHSLRRRKEIFLVCLNAWICCVIAIIALHLYNNTIGHFSVITDILSACFFMLLTAILVVGLLPLLESGFGIMTDVTLMEYMDPNNDLLRRLTIEAPGTYQHSVVVGNLAEASALSIGANGLFCRVATLYHDIGKMATSQYFTENQLGEVNIHQLLTPQESAQVIMAHVPEGVAMAREAGLPEPIIDIIKEHHGTTLVYYFYRKQVEKMGSDKSQVDEREFRYAGPKPRSKESGIIMIADSFEAASRSLDKVNEDTLMALVDRLVREKVDDGQFDQCLLTFEEVSMVKKALVKTLLAAGHSRIKYPAPEKKVRSHIEEST; via the coding sequence ATGCCTGACAGAAATAGTATTTTTGAAAACCAGCAGGAATTGAAGTTTTCTGGAGAGCAGGGTTTTTTTGACAAGAGTAAAGCGATCCAGTATTTGATCATTTGCGTGTTTGCTTTCAGCCTGTTCTCATTTTTGCATTTTCGCGAAGTTCAAGTGGAGGTGCTTGAGCTTGGAAGCATTGCTCCTGGCTATATCGTCTCTCAAGTCAACTTTGATTTCCCGGATGAAGAAGCGACCCTGATTTTAAAGCAGGATTCCATCCGCGATATTGGAAAAATCTACCAGCTATCGCAAAGAGATATTCGACAGAAGCGGATTGAATTCGAAAACTTTCTGCTCTACAATCAGGCGTGGCATGAACATGCTGAAAATGGAACCTTTGACGAACTATATCGCGCCACGGATGTCATGGAAAAGGCGATGATAGATCTTCGCTTTACTGATCCAAGGACGCTAGAAAAAATGGGATCGATGGGACTTTCGACGGCCCATTACCAAATCTATACTCCAAATACCTTGCTAGAGCAGGTGGTTTTACCTTCGTCCATTTGGGAGACTCTTCAGAAAGAGAATTTACCGGCATCCAGTTATAATCCTTTAATTGCCGCTCTCATTGTAGAATTCTTTAAGCATGGTCATTGGCACATTGAAGAGGATATTCCAGCACAGCGGCTTTTACGTAAAAGAATCCAAAGTCTAGTTCCAGAAAAGCTCACCCATATCAATGCGGGTAACCGCATCATTGATCAGGGAGAAAAGGTGACTTCAAGGCATGTGTCCATGTTGCAAGCCATGAAGAGCGAGCTTGGCATTAGCCGCAATTTATCTCATCCATTGACTCTATTTGGGACGCTTTTACTGACGCTTCTTTTCATTGGCATTTTCCTAGCGTATTTTCAGACGAACCAGCCGCGTGTTTTAGCCTCCAATCGGAAGCTGTTTTTGCTGATCACCATTTTGATCCTTACCTTGGGACTATCGAAGTTGACAGAATTTTTTTTGTTAAGCTCCAAAAACAATCTCATCGAAATGATTAGATACCCGCTGTTTGTGCCTTTAGCGGCGATTCTGATTTGCAGTCTGATTAATCCAGCCGTTGCGACTTTTGCAACGGGATTTCTAGCTATAGTATCGGCGATTGCCCTGGCTTTTGAATGGGAAGGGTTTCTTGTTCTAAACGTAACGGCCTCGCTCGTTGCTGTTTTAAGCGTCCATTCTCTTCGGAGAAGAAAAGAGATTTTTCTCGTTTGCCTCAATGCCTGGATCTGCTGTGTCATAGCCATTATAGCTTTGCATCTCTACAACAATACGATTGGCCATTTTTCAGTGATTACTGACATTTTAAGTGCCTGTTTTTTTATGCTTTTGACGGCCATTTTAGTAGTAGGATTATTGCCGCTGCTTGAATCAGGTTTTGGCATCATGACCGATGTTACATTGATGGAGTACATGGATCCCAATAATGACCTTTTGCGCCGCCTGACCATAGAAGCTCCAGGCACATATCAGCACTCTGTTGTAGTGGGTAATTTAGCGGAGGCTTCAGCGCTTTCTATTGGTGCTAATGGATTGTTTTGTCGTGTAGCGACGCTGTATCATGACATTGGTAAAATGGCTACTTCTCAGTACTTTACAGAAAATCAGCTGGGGGAAGTCAATATTCATCAGCTCCTGACTCCTCAAGAATCTGCTCAAGTCATCATGGCTCACGTTCCAGAAGGGGTGGCAATGGCTCGAGAGGCTGGGCTACCGGAGCCTATCATCGACATTATTAAAGAACACCATGGAACAACACTGGTCTACTATTTTTATCGTAAGCAAGTGGAAAAAATGGGCAGTGATAAGAGCCAAGTCGATGAAAGGGAATTCCGCTATGCCGGCCCAAAGCCGCGCAGCAAAGAGTCTGGCATTATCATGATCGCTGATTCATTTGAAGCTGCTTCCCGTTCGCTTGACAAGGTGAATGAAGATACTTTGATGGCCCTTGTCGACCGCTTAGTGCGGGAAAAAGTGGATGATGGTCAATTTGATCAATGCCTCCTCACTTTTGAAGAGGTTTCCATGGTGAAAAAAGCCCTGGTTAAAACCTTATTGGCTGCAGGCCATTCCCGCATTAAATATCCGGCGCCAGAGAAAAAAGTGCGCTCCCACATCGAGGAGAGTACCTGA
- a CDS encoding NADAR family protein: MLSPNNLSTLIVEYEKSTSGDYTSLFDSKGGYPIITSKGWTLAKECKSSLQTTKSKGNKLTFSNREDYFKFLAQAILEEGNQLANNVQSIQKLVIRFNIEWTLAQKGKNGNFMDKSVNPILFNSKNKMFDWLSNFFPTLIFCSASKTIFSCVETAYKAHTTTTQHSKAFQELAKSMDPNKAKKINSPMMERSDEHRLKTMKVMIQIKFSQNPILTDWLAQTTVELVEHTDNSFWGDGSKTAEKGNGSNYLGKILMNYRRTLNEADEYEGTDTAVDDLN; this comes from the coding sequence ATGCTGTCACCTAACAATCTTTCCACTCTTATAGTTGAATATGAAAAAAGCACCTCGGGTGATTATACGTCTTTATTTGATTCCAAGGGTGGGTATCCCATCATCACGTCGAAAGGCTGGACGCTTGCAAAGGAGTGCAAAAGCTCATTGCAGACAACCAAATCCAAGGGCAACAAATTAACCTTTTCCAATCGCGAAGACTATTTTAAATTCTTGGCTCAAGCTATCTTAGAAGAAGGAAATCAACTCGCTAACAATGTTCAAAGCATACAAAAACTGGTCATACGCTTTAATATCGAGTGGACTTTGGCGCAGAAAGGGAAAAACGGCAATTTCATGGATAAAAGTGTAAACCCGATCCTCTTTAATTCTAAAAATAAAATGTTTGATTGGCTCTCCAATTTCTTTCCAACTCTCATCTTTTGCAGCGCTTCAAAAACTATTTTTAGCTGCGTCGAAACTGCTTACAAAGCCCATACGACCACAACCCAACACTCCAAGGCGTTTCAGGAGTTGGCCAAATCTATGGATCCCAATAAAGCTAAAAAAATCAACTCTCCTATGATGGAGCGCTCAGATGAACATCGATTAAAGACAATGAAGGTCATGATTCAGATCAAGTTTTCCCAAAACCCCATTCTGACCGACTGGCTCGCTCAAACGACAGTGGAACTGGTTGAGCATACGGATAACTCGTTTTGGGGAGATGGTTCTAAGACAGCCGAAAAAGGAAATGGATCGAATTATTTGGGAAAAATCCTCATGAACTACAGAAGAACTTTAAATGAAGCAGATGAGTATGAAGGCACTGATACGGCAGTTGATGATCTCAATTAA